A stretch of Bradyrhizobium diazoefficiens DNA encodes these proteins:
- a CDS encoding Crp/Fnr family transcriptional regulator — MAKVDTSLVAHLPLFAGVKPEDLDEILREARSARYPKNSAIFEQGADAQSFFLLLHGHVRAAKTTPSGEQIVVRYVAPGETFGLAMAIGAAHYPATAMAVDDSVALIWPTSAWPRLIERFPALAANTMQTVGKRLQESHTRILEMSTQQVEQRVAHALLRLASQSGKKLDHGIEIDFPISRQDIAQMTGTTLHTVSRILSGWEQQGLVESGRQRIILREPHRIVVLAERNPDSGAA; from the coding sequence ATGGCCAAGGTCGACACATCGCTGGTTGCGCATCTGCCGCTGTTTGCCGGCGTCAAGCCCGAGGATCTCGACGAGATTCTGCGCGAGGCCCGCTCGGCGCGCTATCCCAAGAACAGCGCCATTTTCGAGCAGGGCGCGGATGCGCAATCCTTCTTCCTGCTGCTGCACGGCCATGTCCGCGCCGCCAAGACCACGCCGAGCGGCGAACAGATCGTGGTGCGCTATGTCGCACCCGGCGAGACCTTCGGGCTCGCAATGGCGATCGGAGCGGCGCATTATCCGGCGACCGCGATGGCGGTCGACGACAGCGTGGCGCTGATCTGGCCGACTTCGGCCTGGCCGAGGCTGATCGAGCGATTTCCGGCGCTTGCTGCCAACACGATGCAGACCGTCGGCAAGCGGCTCCAGGAGAGCCACACCCGCATCCTGGAAATGTCGACCCAGCAGGTCGAGCAGCGCGTCGCGCACGCGCTGCTGCGGCTCGCCAGCCAATCCGGCAAGAAGCTCGACCACGGCATCGAGATCGACTTCCCGATCAGCCGCCAGGACATCGCGCAGATGACCGGCACCACGCTGCACACCGTGAGCCGAATCCTAAGCGGATGGGAGCAACAGGGCCTCGTCGAGAGCGGTCGCCAGCGCATCATCCTGCGCGAGCCGCACCGGATCGTCGTGCTGGCGGAGCGGAACCCGGACAGCGGCGCGGCCTGA
- a CDS encoding carbohydrate ABC transporter permease has translation MSVTTLSSPALAQRQPSWLVRLFDYKPFLVVMCLAPAIGLLAVFLTYPLGLGIWLAFTDTTIGRKGIFVGLDNFQYLLTDSLWWNAVFYSVIYTAIATFGKFALGFWLALLLNNHFPFKSLLRAIILLPWIVPTVLSALAFWWIYDPQFSIISYLLVDVLHWRTSNIDFLGSPWPARFSLIAANIWRGIPFVAISLLAGLQTISPSLYEAAMLDGASSWQRFRYITFPMMMPILAIVMTFSIIFTFTDFQLVYAITRGGPGNSTHLLATLAFQRGIAGGELGEGAAIAVSMIPFLVFATLFSYFGLARRKWQQGEAND, from the coding sequence ATGTCCGTGACCACCCTCTCCTCTCCTGCACTCGCACAACGGCAGCCATCGTGGCTGGTGCGCCTGTTCGACTACAAGCCATTTCTGGTCGTGATGTGCCTCGCGCCCGCGATCGGGCTGCTCGCGGTGTTCCTGACCTATCCGCTGGGGCTCGGCATCTGGCTCGCCTTCACCGACACCACGATCGGCCGGAAGGGCATCTTCGTCGGCCTCGATAATTTCCAGTATCTGCTCACGGACTCCCTGTGGTGGAACGCAGTGTTCTACAGCGTGATCTACACGGCGATCGCGACCTTCGGGAAATTCGCGCTCGGCTTCTGGCTCGCGCTGCTGCTCAACAACCATTTTCCGTTCAAGAGCCTGTTGCGCGCGATCATCCTGCTGCCCTGGATCGTGCCGACCGTACTCTCGGCATTGGCGTTCTGGTGGATCTACGATCCGCAATTCTCGATCATCTCCTACCTGCTGGTCGACGTGCTGCATTGGCGCACGAGCAATATCGACTTTCTCGGCTCGCCCTGGCCAGCGCGGTTTTCGCTGATCGCCGCCAACATCTGGCGCGGCATTCCCTTCGTCGCGATCTCGCTGCTGGCTGGCCTGCAAACCATCTCGCCCTCGCTCTACGAAGCCGCGATGCTCGACGGCGCCAGTTCCTGGCAGCGCTTCCGCTACATCACCTTTCCGATGATGATGCCGATCCTCGCCATCGTCATGACCTTCTCGATCATCTTCACCTTCACCGACTTCCAGCTGGTCTACGCCATCACCCGCGGCGGTCCCGGCAATTCGACCCATCTGCTGGCCACGTTGGCGTTCCAGCGCGGCATTGCCGGCGGCGAGCTCGGCGAAGGTGCGGCGATCGCGGTGTCGATGATCCCGTTCCTGGTGTTCGCGACGCTGTTCTCCTATTTCGGCCTGGCGCGCCGCAAATGGCAGCAGGGAGAGGCCAATGACTGA
- the hemN gene encoding oxygen-independent coproporphyrinogen III oxidase → MRIDLAESYGEERLPRYTSYPTAPHFSTAIGADTYAGWLAALPGGSSASLYLHVPFCREMCWYCGCHTQIVRRDELVAAYQRTLLGEIARVADTIGRRIKVEHIHFGGGTPTIMAPEAFAELMAAVRHAFFVLPSAEIAVEIDPRTLTPEMVEAMRLSGVNRASLGVQSFDPVVQRAINRVQSFEQTASVVDMLGRADIAGINFDLIYGLPHQTIASCLDTVRRSLELGPARFSVFGYAHVPSFKKHQRMINEFHLPDGLARHDQACAIANALKEAGYVQIGLDHFARPDDAMAVALEQGTLRRNFQGYTTDQGEILLGFGASAIGHLPQGYVQNEVQIGAYQQSIADGRLATVKGYGLTDDDRLRADIIERIMCEFGADLGDICARHGAEPEAMLQSASRLKPLISDGVVRLDGDRLAVANDSRFLIRSVAAAFDAHLDPGKQLHSRVV, encoded by the coding sequence ATGAGGATTGATCTCGCAGAAAGCTACGGGGAAGAGAGGTTGCCGCGCTACACGAGCTATCCCACCGCGCCGCATTTCTCGACGGCGATCGGCGCAGATACCTACGCCGGCTGGCTGGCCGCGCTCCCTGGCGGTAGCAGCGCGTCCCTCTATCTGCACGTTCCGTTCTGCCGCGAGATGTGCTGGTATTGCGGCTGCCATACCCAGATCGTCCGCCGCGACGAGCTTGTTGCGGCCTACCAGCGGACCCTGCTTGGCGAGATCGCGCGTGTCGCCGACACCATCGGCCGACGCATCAAAGTCGAGCACATTCATTTCGGCGGCGGCACGCCGACGATCATGGCACCGGAGGCTTTTGCAGAGTTGATGGCGGCGGTGCGCCACGCGTTTTTCGTGCTGCCGTCGGCCGAAATCGCGGTCGAGATCGATCCGCGCACGTTGACCCCCGAGATGGTCGAGGCGATGCGGCTCTCCGGCGTCAACCGCGCCAGCCTCGGCGTGCAGAGTTTCGATCCCGTCGTACAGCGTGCGATCAACCGTGTGCAGAGTTTTGAGCAGACCGCCTCGGTCGTCGATATGCTCGGACGGGCCGATATTGCAGGAATCAACTTCGACCTGATCTACGGCCTGCCGCATCAGACCATCGCATCCTGCCTGGATACCGTGCGGCGTTCGCTCGAGCTCGGGCCGGCCCGTTTCTCGGTGTTCGGCTATGCGCATGTGCCAAGCTTCAAGAAGCACCAGCGCATGATCAATGAGTTTCATTTGCCCGACGGTCTTGCGCGTCATGACCAAGCCTGTGCCATCGCCAACGCCCTGAAGGAAGCCGGGTATGTACAGATCGGCCTCGATCATTTTGCGCGGCCCGACGATGCGATGGCCGTGGCGCTCGAGCAAGGGACGCTGCGGCGCAATTTCCAGGGCTATACCACCGACCAGGGCGAGATCCTGCTCGGCTTCGGCGCCAGCGCAATCGGACATTTGCCGCAGGGCTATGTCCAGAACGAGGTGCAGATCGGTGCGTATCAGCAGAGCATCGCGGATGGCCGCCTCGCCACCGTGAAGGGCTATGGGCTCACCGACGACGACCGGCTGCGCGCCGACATCATCGAGCGGATCATGTGCGAGTTCGGCGCCGATCTCGGTGACATCTGCGCGCGTCATGGCGCAGAGCCTGAGGCAATGTTGCAATCGGCGTCGCGCCTGAAGCCGCTGATCTCGGACGGCGTGGTGAGGTTGGACGGCGACCGTCTCGCGGTCGCGAACGACTCGCGCTTCCTGATCCGCAGCGTCGCGGCCGCGTTCGATGCCCATCTGGATCCGGGGAAGCAGTTGCACAGCCGGGTGGTCTAG
- a CDS encoding NnrS family protein — translation MAGARSRNFQGWPLFANSFRPFFLLAAIQTGLSILVWLPMFYGELSMTSAFVPRDWHVHEMLFGFLPAVITGFLFTAIPNWTGRLPIQGSSLGALLVVWLAGRAAVALSAEIGWAFALLLDAAFLALVVAAATREILAGGNWRNLPVVVLVLGLFAGNVAFHLEAHYEGAADVSIRVGISVVVLLIALIGGRIIPSFTRNWLVKFNPGRLPVPFGRFDGAVIGLSALTLIAWIVTPLNMITGVVMALVGALHLVRLARWAGDRTLRERLLVILHVGYTFVPLGFLLNALAAFGVLPPSAGIHAWMTGAAGTMTLAVMTRASLGHTGQALTASPATQAIYAAIIIAALARVSAVVLPAYSDVLLHIAACGWIVAFLGFAAAFGPLLAGSRRRALAIMGVPAPAR, via the coding sequence ATGGCTGGCGCCCGATCCCGTAATTTTCAGGGCTGGCCGCTGTTCGCGAACAGCTTTCGGCCGTTCTTCCTGCTCGCCGCGATCCAGACAGGGCTGTCGATCCTGGTCTGGCTGCCGATGTTTTATGGCGAGCTGTCGATGACATCGGCCTTCGTGCCGCGGGACTGGCATGTCCACGAGATGCTCTTTGGTTTCCTGCCCGCTGTCATCACCGGGTTCCTGTTCACGGCGATCCCGAACTGGACCGGACGGCTGCCGATCCAGGGGAGTTCGCTGGGCGCGCTGCTGGTGGTCTGGCTCGCCGGACGCGCCGCGGTGGCACTGTCCGCCGAGATCGGCTGGGCGTTCGCGCTTCTCCTCGACGCCGCCTTCCTGGCGCTGGTCGTCGCCGCCGCAACCCGCGAGATCTTGGCGGGCGGCAATTGGCGCAATCTGCCGGTGGTGGTGCTCGTGCTGGGGCTGTTCGCCGGCAACGTCGCCTTCCATCTCGAAGCGCATTACGAAGGTGCAGCCGATGTCAGCATTCGCGTCGGAATCAGCGTGGTCGTGCTGTTGATCGCGTTGATCGGCGGCCGCATCATCCCGAGCTTCACCCGCAACTGGCTGGTCAAGTTCAATCCCGGCCGCCTGCCGGTGCCGTTCGGACGTTTCGACGGCGCGGTGATCGGATTGAGTGCGCTGACGCTCATCGCGTGGATCGTGACGCCGTTAAACATGATCACCGGCGTGGTGATGGCGCTCGTCGGCGCCTTGCACCTGGTGCGGCTTGCGCGTTGGGCTGGCGATCGCACGCTGCGCGAGCGGCTGCTCGTGATCCTTCACGTCGGCTACACCTTCGTGCCGCTCGGTTTCCTCCTGAACGCCTTGGCCGCCTTCGGCGTACTGCCGCCGAGCGCCGGCATTCACGCCTGGATGACGGGCGCGGCCGGAACCATGACGCTGGCGGTGATGACGCGCGCGAGCCTCGGCCATACCGGACAGGCGCTGACGGCATCGCCGGCGACGCAAGCCATCTATGCCGCGATCATCATCGCGGCACTGGCGCGGGTCTCTGCCGTCGTCTTGCCCGCGTATAGCGATGTGCTGCTGCACATTGCGGCCTGCGGCTGGATTGTCGCGTTCCTCGGCTTTGCAGCCGCGTTCGGCCCGTTGCTCGCCGGCAGCCGCCGGCGTGCACTGGCCATCATGGGCGTGCCGGCTCCAGCGCGCTGA
- a CDS encoding AraC family transcriptional regulator, whose product MTDLIRSAGLSYYPEVARSVGLDPKQMMRKARLPLAILDTPDTPIAVASLRRLLELSAEASGAEDFGLRLAERGGLTNFGAVGLIVREQATVGEAIEAFSRFIHIHHDGMKLDVTRDNQTVTITLQLRGRQPTASRQSIDMALGSVHRIIQSLFGSDWRPQEVHLHYPPPQDRQRYREFFGCRVIFNAEKDAILLSVHDMERRIPSAHPLIARYLRKRIEAIENRPASWEEKVDEVVRSLLAGGDCTVERVAEHLACTRRTIHRHLAEAGTSFSAILDAQRADLVIQLIEDPARPLADIAVQLGFSAQSAMARWFRGRFGCTITDWRKGVRPLAQPDSLASASAA is encoded by the coding sequence ATGACCGACCTCATTCGCAGCGCAGGCTTGAGCTATTACCCGGAGGTCGCCCGGTCGGTCGGGCTCGACCCCAAACAGATGATGCGCAAGGCCAGGCTGCCGCTGGCCATCCTTGACACGCCCGATACTCCCATCGCGGTCGCAAGTCTGCGTCGCTTGCTCGAATTGTCGGCAGAGGCGTCCGGTGCCGAAGATTTCGGCTTACGGCTCGCCGAGCGCGGCGGCCTGACCAATTTCGGCGCGGTCGGCCTGATCGTGCGCGAGCAGGCGACCGTCGGCGAGGCGATCGAAGCGTTCTCCCGCTTCATCCATATCCATCACGATGGCATGAAGCTCGACGTGACGCGCGACAACCAAACCGTCACCATCACGCTGCAGCTGCGCGGGAGGCAGCCGACCGCATCCCGCCAGTCGATCGACATGGCACTCGGCAGTGTCCACCGCATCATTCAGTCGCTGTTCGGCAGCGACTGGCGGCCGCAGGAGGTCCACCTGCACTATCCGCCGCCGCAGGACCGCCAACGCTATCGCGAATTCTTCGGCTGCCGCGTGATTTTCAACGCGGAGAAGGACGCGATCCTGCTGTCGGTCCACGACATGGAGCGGCGGATCCCGAGCGCTCATCCCCTGATCGCGCGTTATCTGCGCAAGCGGATCGAGGCGATCGAAAATCGGCCGGCAAGCTGGGAGGAAAAGGTCGACGAGGTGGTGCGCAGCCTGCTCGCGGGCGGCGACTGCACCGTCGAACGCGTCGCCGAGCATCTCGCCTGCACCCGCCGCACCATCCACCGTCATCTCGCCGAAGCCGGCACCAGCTTCTCGGCCATTCTCGACGCGCAGCGCGCCGATCTCGTGATCCAGCTGATCGAGGACCCCGCCCGGCCGCTCGCGGATATCGCCGTACAGCTCGGCTTCTCTGCGCAGAGCGCCATGGCCCGCTGGTTCCGCGGCCGCTTCGGCTGCACCATCACCGACTGGCGCAAGGGCGTCCGGCCGCTGGCGCAGCCTGACAGCTTAGCGTCGGCATCAGCCGCTTAA
- a CDS encoding carbohydrate ABC transporter permease, with amino-acid sequence MAWDSGLRRLMMIYLPLGCFVLILLFPFYWMAITSFKPNAELMNYKEHNPFWITSPTLAHIKHLLFDTDYPRWLWTTMLVAIGATTLSLIASTLAAYAIERLRFRGSPYVGLGIYLAYLVPPSILFIPLATVVVQFGLFDSPLALILVYPTFLVPFCTWLLIGYFKSIPYELEECALVDGATRLQILRRITLPLAVPGLISAGIFSFTLSWNEFIYALAFIQSGANKTVPVAILTELVTGDVYQWGALMAGSLLGSLPVAIFYSLFVDYYVSSLTGAVKE; translated from the coding sequence ATGGCCTGGGATTCCGGGCTGCGCCGCCTGATGATGATCTATCTGCCGCTCGGCTGCTTCGTGCTGATCCTGCTGTTTCCGTTCTACTGGATGGCGATCACGTCGTTCAAGCCCAACGCGGAGCTGATGAATTACAAGGAGCACAATCCGTTCTGGATCACCTCACCGACGCTGGCGCACATCAAGCACCTCTTGTTCGACACCGACTATCCACGCTGGCTATGGACGACGATGCTGGTCGCGATCGGGGCGACCACGCTGTCGCTGATCGCGAGCACGTTAGCTGCTTACGCCATCGAGCGGCTGCGCTTCCGCGGCAGTCCCTATGTCGGCCTCGGCATTTATCTCGCCTATCTCGTGCCGCCGTCGATCCTGTTCATCCCGCTCGCTACCGTGGTGGTGCAGTTCGGCCTGTTCGACTCGCCGCTGGCGCTGATCCTGGTCTATCCGACCTTCCTGGTGCCGTTCTGCACCTGGCTCCTGATCGGCTATTTCAAGTCGATCCCCTACGAGCTCGAGGAATGCGCGCTGGTCGACGGCGCCACGCGGCTGCAGATCCTGCGGCGGATCACGCTGCCGCTGGCGGTGCCCGGGCTGATCTCGGCCGGCATCTTCTCCTTCACGCTGTCCTGGAACGAGTTCATCTACGCGCTCGCCTTCATCCAGAGCGGCGCCAACAAGACCGTGCCGGTCGCGATCCTGACCGAGCTCGTCACCGGCGACGTCTACCAGTGGGGCGCGTTGATGGCGGGCTCGCTGCTCGGCTCGCTGCCGGTTGCGATCTTCTACTCGCTGTTCGTGGATTACTACGTGTCCTCGCTGACCGGTGCGGTAAAGGAGTAA
- a CDS encoding esterase-like activity of phytase family protein: MRATFLASVATIILTASTALAQSEGEFPAKLAGHVVMPAATFIDAPADAPPDLKTSGKYTTGKRVDALGTVMGKSAERPTGISLPFKGQPLQGHSGIKTMPDGTFWVITDNGMGARANSMDSMLYLNHYKMDWASGKIERQETIFLHDPDKKVPFRIVHEDTERRYLTGADFDTEGFQIIGDTFWIGDEFGPYILKADKSGKILAMFETIADGKTVRSPDHWAVATPSAPGATYTNVNLRRSKGFEGFASSKDGKFLYGLLEGPLWDADKKDWERVDGKEASRILEFDVAAERFTGRYWQYVFEQNGNAIGDFNMIDPSAGLVIERDNGEGTADKACPAGTRGENCFPDIAKFKRVYKIELSDANVGKPVRKIGYIDLLKIQDPDKNARKPLNDGVYTFPFFTIENVDRVDESHIIVGNDNNLPFSSSRDPNKADDNEFVLLDVADFLKAK, encoded by the coding sequence ATGCGCGCGACTTTTCTTGCCTCCGTCGCAACGATCATTCTCACCGCGAGCACCGCGCTCGCGCAGAGCGAAGGCGAATTTCCGGCCAAGCTCGCCGGGCACGTGGTGATGCCGGCCGCGACCTTCATCGACGCGCCGGCCGATGCGCCGCCCGATCTCAAGACCTCGGGCAAGTACACCACCGGCAAGCGCGTCGACGCGCTCGGCACGGTGATGGGCAAGTCCGCCGAGCGCCCGACCGGCATCTCGCTGCCGTTCAAGGGCCAGCCGCTGCAGGGCCATTCCGGCATCAAGACCATGCCCGACGGCACCTTCTGGGTCATCACCGACAACGGCATGGGCGCGCGCGCCAATTCGATGGACTCGATGTTGTACCTGAACCACTACAAGATGGATTGGGCGAGCGGCAAGATCGAGCGGCAGGAGACGATTTTCCTGCACGATCCCGACAAGAAGGTGCCCTTCCGCATCGTCCACGAGGACACCGAGAGGCGCTATCTCACCGGCGCCGACTTCGACACCGAAGGTTTCCAGATCATCGGCGACACCTTCTGGATCGGCGACGAGTTCGGCCCCTACATCCTGAAGGCCGACAAATCAGGCAAGATCCTCGCAATGTTCGAGACCATCGCCGACGGCAAGACGGTGCGCTCGCCCGACCATTGGGCGGTGGCGACCCCGAGCGCGCCGGGGGCGACCTACACCAACGTCAACCTCCGCCGCTCCAAGGGCTTTGAGGGCTTTGCGTCGTCGAAGGACGGTAAATTCCTCTACGGTCTGCTCGAGGGACCGCTGTGGGATGCCGACAAGAAGGATTGGGAGCGGGTCGACGGCAAGGAAGCCTCGCGCATCCTCGAATTCGACGTCGCCGCGGAAAGGTTCACCGGCCGCTACTGGCAATATGTGTTCGAGCAGAACGGCAACGCCATCGGTGACTTCAATATGATCGACCCGAGCGCCGGCCTCGTCATCGAGCGCGACAACGGCGAAGGCACGGCCGACAAGGCCTGCCCGGCGGGTACCCGCGGCGAGAACTGTTTTCCGGATATCGCCAAATTCAAGCGCGTCTACAAGATCGAGCTGTCGGACGCCAATGTCGGCAAGCCCGTGCGCAAGATCGGCTACATCGACCTCTTGAAGATCCAGGATCCCGACAAGAACGCGCGCAAGCCGCTCAATGACGGCGTCTACACCTTCCCGTTCTTCACCATCGAGAACGTCGACCGCGTCGACGAGAGCCACATCATCGTCGGCAACGACAACAATTTGCCGTTCTCGTCGAGCCGCGATCCCAACAAGGCCGACGACAACGAGTTCGTGCTGCTCGACGTCGCGGACTTCCTGAAGGCGAAGTAA
- a CDS encoding response regulator transcription factor, with protein sequence MPGNMLSKGEVFVIDTDAASREQLSNALQQSAYDVICFADGASLLSEAKTRMPACVLLEMPPDRSALDVLRRLREENCMAPVLVTSANGSIAMAVDAIRSGAADFIEKPFRTHDVVDRIDAAIDESAQPDSSRQRWLPSCEPLTAREADVLAHLAAGLTNKEVARRMRLSARTVEGYRASILKKAGARNVTDLLRRIFGQGSPDQV encoded by the coding sequence ATGCCGGGGAACATGCTTTCCAAGGGTGAGGTATTCGTCATTGATACTGACGCCGCCTCCCGCGAACAATTGTCCAACGCGCTCCAACAGAGCGCTTATGACGTGATCTGCTTTGCCGACGGCGCATCGCTGCTGTCGGAAGCGAAGACGCGGATGCCGGCCTGCGTGCTGCTGGAGATGCCGCCGGATCGCTCCGCGCTCGACGTGCTCAGGCGCTTGCGCGAGGAAAATTGCATGGCGCCGGTGCTGGTGACGTCGGCGAACGGCAGCATCGCCATGGCGGTCGATGCCATCAGGAGCGGCGCGGCCGACTTCATCGAGAAGCCGTTTCGTACCCACGACGTCGTCGACCGGATCGATGCCGCCATCGACGAGTCCGCCCAGCCCGATTCAAGCCGGCAGCGCTGGCTGCCCAGTTGCGAGCCGCTGACCGCGCGCGAAGCCGACGTGCTGGCGCATCTCGCGGCCGGCCTGACCAATAAGGAAGTCGCCCGGCGGATGCGTCTGAGCGCTCGCACCGTCGAGGGTTATCGCGCCAGCATCCTGAAGAAGGCCGGCGCTCGCAACGTGACGGATCTGCTCCGCCGTATTTTCGGCCAGGGCTCGCCCGACCAGGTCTGA
- a CDS encoding DUF1858 domain-containing protein, producing MPFRSDDLVDDIMRTAPHAIRVFLAFRMACVGCPIATFHTVDDACREHGIDRDKFLAALCDCVPV from the coding sequence ATGCCTTTCCGATCTGACGATCTGGTCGATGACATCATGCGTACGGCGCCACACGCGATCCGCGTGTTCCTCGCCTTCAGGATGGCCTGTGTCGGCTGTCCGATCGCAACCTTCCACACCGTGGACGACGCCTGCCGCGAGCACGGCATCGATCGCGATAAATTCCTCGCCGCACTCTGCGACTGCGTGCCGGTGTGA
- a CDS encoding ABC transporter substrate-binding protein yields MRNDITRRDALALGLSAATVAATGVAAHAQSAIKAADVPAPKLPIEKGATLRMLRPVRFVQADEDVFRANAAKFTKDTGVEVKVDFVGWEDINQQTAVTANSGAGPDIIIGFSDAPHIYVDKLIELTDVADYVGKRYGGWLPLAQRYGKKNKSDTWIGLPFGASGGPLVYRKSILQSVGFDKVPEDHAGILDLCQKLQKAGKPAGFALGNAKGDGNGFANWALWSHNAALLDEEGNLTINSKETIAALNWVKQLYPTFIAGTTSWNDVSNNRAYAAQEIALTANGVSLYFSLKKDPATKAIADDTEHQLLPKGVAKISPMAGLTLNAMVFKHSQYPNAAKAFLQYMLEKDQYEPWLNANSGYWAQPLAAYADAAVWSQDPKVKLFKDTMNSTYYDGYAGPISTATGAVSADYVLIQMCASVATGAATPEAAAAEAEQRCKRYFRRQK; encoded by the coding sequence ATGAGGAACGACATCACACGTCGTGATGCCTTGGCGCTGGGCCTGTCCGCTGCAACGGTCGCTGCCACAGGTGTTGCAGCGCACGCTCAATCCGCGATCAAGGCTGCCGACGTCCCCGCACCGAAACTGCCGATCGAGAAGGGCGCAACGCTCCGCATGCTGCGGCCGGTGCGCTTCGTCCAGGCCGACGAGGACGTGTTCCGCGCCAATGCGGCAAAATTCACCAAGGACACCGGGGTCGAGGTCAAGGTCGATTTCGTCGGCTGGGAGGACATCAACCAGCAGACCGCGGTCACCGCCAATTCCGGCGCCGGCCCCGACATCATCATCGGCTTCTCCGACGCTCCGCATATCTATGTCGACAAGCTGATCGAGCTGACCGATGTCGCCGACTATGTCGGCAAGCGTTACGGCGGCTGGCTGCCGCTGGCGCAGCGCTACGGCAAGAAGAACAAGAGCGACACCTGGATCGGTCTGCCGTTCGGCGCCAGCGGGGGGCCACTGGTCTACCGCAAATCGATCCTGCAATCGGTCGGCTTCGACAAGGTGCCGGAAGACCATGCCGGCATCCTCGACCTGTGCCAGAAGCTGCAAAAGGCCGGCAAGCCGGCGGGCTTCGCGCTCGGCAACGCCAAGGGCGACGGCAACGGTTTTGCGAACTGGGCGCTGTGGTCGCACAACGCGGCCCTGCTCGACGAAGAGGGCAACCTCACCATCAACAGCAAGGAGACGATTGCCGCGCTGAACTGGGTCAAGCAGCTCTACCCGACCTTCATCGCCGGGACGACGTCCTGGAATGACGTCAGCAACAATCGCGCCTATGCCGCGCAGGAAATCGCGCTGACCGCCAACGGCGTCTCGCTTTATTTCTCGCTGAAGAAGGATCCGGCGACCAAGGCGATCGCCGACGATACCGAACATCAATTGCTGCCGAAGGGGGTGGCCAAGATCTCGCCGATGGCGGGCCTTACGCTGAACGCCATGGTGTTCAAGCACAGCCAGTATCCCAACGCCGCAAAGGCCTTCCTCCAATATATGCTGGAAAAGGACCAGTACGAGCCGTGGCTCAACGCCAACTCCGGCTACTGGGCCCAGCCGCTCGCCGCTTATGCCGACGCCGCCGTGTGGTCGCAAGACCCCAAGGTGAAGCTGTTCAAGGACACCATGAACAGCACCTATTACGACGGTTATGCGGGCCCGATCTCGACGGCGACCGGCGCCGTCAGCGCCGACTACGTGCTGATCCAGATGTGCGCGTCGGTTGCCACCGGCGCCGCGACGCCGGAGGCCGCGGCTGCCGAAGCCGAGCAGCGCTGCAAGCGGTATTTTAGGCGGCAGAAGTAG
- a CDS encoding C-terminal binding protein — protein MPKYRVVTPKGASFTVAGSDYSYEREALDPIDAEIIEAPANEAEFIAAAKNADAIYAKGIPITKSIIDALESCKVITLGSVGVDSVDVKAATARGIPVTNIPDTFIEEVADHAMMLLLAGFRRLVEQDRMVRTGRWAEGRPALLKIPRLMGQTLGFVSFGRVARAVAKRAAPFGLRMMAYDPFIQETLMWDHGVVPATLNEVLSQSDFVSMHAPARPEVHHMLTEKHFRQMKKGSIFINTGRGATVDEESLVKALQEGWIAHAALDVLEKEPPSHNNPILSMENVTLTAHVASASARFDEARKRRVGYELSLVLQGMWPVSCVNPSVLQDTALRRWQPVSMDRGPNS, from the coding sequence ATGCCGAAATACAGGGTGGTGACGCCGAAGGGCGCGAGCTTCACGGTCGCGGGCAGCGACTATTCGTACGAGCGCGAGGCGCTCGATCCGATCGATGCCGAGATCATCGAGGCCCCCGCCAACGAGGCCGAGTTCATCGCCGCCGCGAAGAATGCCGACGCCATCTACGCCAAGGGCATCCCGATCACCAAGTCGATCATCGATGCACTTGAGAGCTGCAAGGTCATCACGCTCGGCTCGGTCGGCGTCGATAGCGTCGACGTGAAGGCCGCGACCGCGCGCGGCATTCCCGTCACCAACATCCCCGACACCTTCATCGAGGAGGTCGCCGACCACGCCATGATGCTGCTGCTCGCCGGCTTCCGCCGCCTGGTCGAGCAGGACCGCATGGTGCGCACCGGCCGCTGGGCCGAGGGCCGTCCGGCGCTGCTGAAAATCCCGCGGCTGATGGGCCAGACGCTCGGCTTCGTCTCGTTCGGCCGCGTCGCGCGTGCAGTTGCGAAGCGCGCTGCTCCGTTCGGCCTGCGTATGATGGCCTACGATCCCTTCATCCAGGAAACGCTGATGTGGGACCACGGCGTCGTCCCGGCGACACTGAACGAGGTGCTGTCGCAATCCGACTTCGTCTCGATGCACGCCCCTGCCCGGCCCGAAGTGCATCACATGCTGACCGAGAAGCATTTTCGGCAGATGAAGAAGGGTTCGATCTTCATCAATACCGGACGTGGCGCGACGGTGGACGAGGAAAGCTTGGTCAAGGCGCTCCAGGAGGGCTGGATCGCGCATGCCGCCCTCGACGTGTTGGAGAAGGAACCGCCGTCGCACAACAACCCCATCCTCAGCATGGAGAATGTGACCCTGACCGCCCATGTCGCCTCGGCCTCGGCACGGTTCGACGAGGCACGCAAGCGCCGGGTGGGCTACGAATTGTCACTGGTGCTTCAGGGCATGTGGCCGGTAAGCTGCGTCAACCCGTCGGTGCTGCAAGACACCGCGCTCCGCCGCTGGCAGCCCGTCAGCATGGATCGCGGCCCGAACAGCTGA